The following proteins are co-located in the Telopea speciosissima isolate NSW1024214 ecotype Mountain lineage chromosome 9, Tspe_v1, whole genome shotgun sequence genome:
- the LOC122638906 gene encoding uncharacterized protein LOC122638906: MVARAEIEAEQSPSDDSRRALMDARKKLHDVLLQEEIFWRQKSRVRWLKEGERNTRFFHTIVNVRRRIRRVEKVRDANGEWVHGIEGVAMEAARFFAELFSTQGVRNDEDLLDFIPRVVTDDDNVALLHIPSKEEVKKAVFALSKDSAPGLDGFFGYFFISCWEIIGEDVWRAVEDFFSGGWLPRGYTSANLVLIPKKENPESAFVQGRFTHDNIALVQEVVYDINRNTRGGNVVLKLDMAKAYDRLEWGFLFAVLERFGFAAEWIELIKRTVENCWFSVVLNGGPAGFFKSSRGVDGAHNLNIDLRVRDVWNEDGTWDQGELQKIDDQQIQDCLQSKKIFLSEIDDRLVWMQERTGVFSSKSAWRAIRQANVERAFAKWIWH; the protein is encoded by the exons ATGGTTGCCAGGGCTGAGATTGAAGCAGAGCAGTCACCTAGTGATGATTCAAGAAGGGCGTTGATGGATGCCAGAAAGAAACTCCATGATGTCCTGTTACAAGAGGAGATATTTTGGAGACAAAAATCTAGGGTTCGATGGCTCAAGGAAGGTGAGAGGAATACCAGGTTCTTCCATACTATAGTCAATGTTCGTAGACGTATTAGAAGGGTGGAAAAAGTCAGAGATGCGAATGGGGAGTGGGTACACGGCATAGAGGGAGTTGCTATGGAGGCAGCCAGGTTCTTTGCTGAGTTGTTTTCGACTCAGGGAGTTAGAAATGATGAGGATCTCTTGGATTTTATTCCTAGAGTGGTAACAGATGATGACAATGTGGCCTTGTTGCACATCCCATCTAAGGAGGAAGTTAAAAAGGCTGTTTTTGCTCTCTCGAAGGATAGTGCACCAGGCCTGGATGGCTTTTTTGGCTATTTTTTCATCTCCTGTTGGGAGATTATAGGAGAGGATGTCTGGAGAGCAGTAGAGGACTTCTTCTCTGGGGGTTGGCTGCCAAGGGGTTACACATCGGCGAACCTGGTGCTCATTCCAAAAAAGGAGAACCCAGAg AGCGCTTTTGTCCAAGGTAGATTTACTCATGATAATATTGCCCTAGTGCAAGAGGTGGTTTATGACATCAACAGAAACACCCGGGGAGGTAATGTGGTTTTAAAGCTGGACATGGCTAAGGCGTACGATAGACTGGAGTGGGGTTTTCTCTTTGCAGTCTTGGAAAGGTTTGGCTTTGCAGCGGAGTGGATTGAGCTTATTAAGAGGACTGTTGAGAACTGCTGGTTCTCGGTGGTGCTTAATGGAGGACCTGCAGGTTTCTTCAAGTCGTCAAGGGGG GTGGATGGAGCTCACAACCTCAACATTGACCTGCGAGTAAGGGATGTTTGGAACGAGGATGGCACTTGGGACCAAGGGGAGCTGCAAAAAATTGATGATCAGCAGATACAGGATTGCTTGCAGTCCAAGAAGATTTTTCTATCAGAAATAGATGACAGGCTTGTGTGGATGCAGGAAAGGACTGGGGTTTTCTCATCAAAATCAGCATGGAGAGCAATCAGGCAGGCTAATGTGGAGAGGGCTTTTGCAAAATGGATATGGCACTAG